The genomic DNA CAGAACAAGCTTGTATGACGCGATCCTAGCCAGTATCGGATGGTCCTGCCCGGGGCCGGTCCACGCGTTACCGGAGAACACCGTGGACGCCACCGTGCTCGTCGGTACTTGATCGGTTTCGGCTCACCGACCGGCCATTCGGCGGCGCGGTTGGCCCCGCGAGCGGGCCCGGGAGGTTCGCACCACAGCTCGCGGGCGAGGTGACGCGGTGAGTACGCCACGGGGGCGGACCATACTCGTCACGCCGGTGCAGCGGCGCGAGCGCGGTGCTCCAGGCGAGCGGCTCGTCGACGAGCCTGTGCACCTCCTTGATGTGCAGCTCCTGCGGCTTGACCAGTGTCAATCCGCCTTGGAGGCGGGCTCACAGGTGAAGTTCCGTGCCTGGTCGGTGCTGCCGTGGCCGGTGTAGCGGGCCGCGAGTGGGTAGGCGCACACCGGTCGTGACAGGGTTGCCGCGCCGGTGGCCGGGTCGGTCAGTGCGGCCGGGATGGACTGTGGCGCCTGTCCGTGCTCCACCCATGCCACCATCGCCGCCAGCGGGTCGGTGGGGGTCGAGCCGGCCGTCGGGCTTCAGCGCCCAGCCGCCGGTGTATCCGTCGGTCGATGGGACCCCGCAGTCGGTGGCCGCGGACGCATATCCGCCTTTGAGGGTCTCCGCAAGGGAGGGGCTGACGTACCCCGGTGCTGGGGCATAGAAGATTCCGCAGGCGTAGCCACCTCCGCCGATGCCCTGGAAACGCCCGTTCCATTTCGCGGGCAGCCAGACGGTGATATGGATGGGGTTGTCCGCGGGGTCGGTCTGGGTCAAGGCCACAGCGCAGAAACCGGGTAGCCCGGTGATCGGGGTGGTCGCCCCGGGCGGGGTGTAACCGCCTGTGGTGTTGAGGATCGCGGAGTTCACCGTGACGTGGGA from Streptosporangium sp. NBC_01756 includes the following:
- a CDS encoding tannase/feruloyl esterase family alpha/beta hydrolase, producing MEHGQAPQSIPAALTDPATGAATLSRPVCAYPLAARYTGHGSTDQARNFTCEPASKAD